One Amblyomma americanum isolate KBUSLIRL-KWMA chromosome 8, ASM5285725v1, whole genome shotgun sequence DNA window includes the following coding sequences:
- the LOC144100138 gene encoding uncharacterized protein LOC144100138, producing the protein MMNVPLTSVMSISVAVVRVWAVPELNCSDVTCPTSCPPLNCSCGEHHDGCRCCNICNKCANEVCTIIPDDPCLEEHFCQLDNPNEDFHTGGMGHCKPFPENENDDADDADDTNDADVR; encoded by the exons ATGATGAATGTACCTCTGACTTCCGTAATGAGCATATCCGTCGCTGTAGTCAG AGTGTGGGCCGTACCAGAGCTTAACTGCTCCGATGTTACGTGCCCGACGTCATGCCCGCCATTGAACTGCTCCTGCGGAGAACACCATGATGGTTGTCGCTGCTGCAATATCTGCAACAAG TGTGCTAACGAAGTGTGCACCATCATACCAGACGACCCGTGCTTGGAGGAACACTTCTGCCAGCTGGACAACCCTAATGAGGACTTCCATACTGGCGGCATGGGGCACTGCAAGCCGTTCCCCGAAAACGAAAACGATGATGCGGATGATGCGGATGATACGAATGATGCGGATGTGCGCTAA
- the LOC144100139 gene encoding uncharacterized protein LOC144100139, whose product MQVALVSGVVIFIAVVSSVSATWLPRCDEYVCDKAMCPSRKSCRCGVHLDHCGCCKYCYKCPKEECNPVFNHLCSPGFYCELDDNIRSFAAGGMGHCRPHDDSGAFPKRQKFPRRPRSLSNHTATKYSDSYAVI is encoded by the exons ATGCAGGTTGCTCTGGTTTCAGGAGTGGTCATCTTCATCGCTGTCGTCAG TAGCGTGTCGGCAACATGGCTCCCTCGCTGCGATGAGTACGTCTGCGACAAAGCAATGTGCCCGTCACGAAAGAGCTGCCGTTGCGGAGTCCACTTAGATCACTGCGGCTGCTGCAAATACTGCTACAAG TGTCCTAAAGAAGAGTGCAACCCGGTCTTCAACCACCTGTGCTCGCCAGGATTCTACTGCGAGTTGGACGACAACATCAGAAGCTTCGCGGCTGGCGGCATGGGTCACTGCAGGCCACATGACGACTCCGGCGCTTTTCCTAAACGTCAGAAATTTCCTAGACGTCCCCGAAGTTTATCCAATCACACAGCGACCAAATATAGTGATTCGTATGCGGTCATCTGA